The genome window CTCGTGGATCATTTCCATGCAGGCCTTGGAGTCGCCCCAGGGAATGACCCCGGCTTCCATCAGCACGCCCAGCGTGGCCCCGGTCTCAATGGTGTCCAGGCCGTAGTCGTCTTCCAGGTAGTCCATGCGGATGATGTCGTCCAGATTGTCCACGCCGCAGTTGGCGCCGTGACCCCAGACCGTCTCATACTCCGGCTGCTTGGAGAGATACTTGCCGTTTTCGTCCACGCAAATGCCGGAACACTTCATGATACAGCCCCGGTGACAGCCGTGGGTGGGGTTGCCGCCGCGCTTTTTCTGGATCTCCACCATGGTTTCGGCGCAGATTTTTTCCGCGCCCGCGAAGCGGCCTTCCTTGAAGTTGTGGGTGGGCAGACCGCCGGCTTCGTTGAGGATGTTGACCAGCACATTGGTGCCGTAGGCGGGCAGGCCCTGGCCGGTGACCGGATGGGAGGTGATGCCCTTGGCGAAGCGCTTGCAGGCGTCCTTGAAGGCTTCGGCATTCCGGGCCTTGCGCATGACCGGGGTATCCGCCGGGTCGAGCACGATGGCCTTGATGCCCTTGGAACCCATAACCGCGCCCACGCCGCCGCGCCCGGCGTGGCGGGTGGCCCGGCCTTCGGGGTCGGTGAAGCAGATGGTGGAATTGCACATGCGCATTTCACCGGCAGTGCCGATGGTCACAAAGCCGGGGCCTTCGCCGTATTCCTCGCGCAGTTTCGCCACGCAGGGATAGTTGGAAAGCATGGCCAGCTCATTGCACTTTTCCACGGTCACGCCGCTGGCCTTGATGACGACCTTGTACAGATCGTCGCCGCGGCGCTGGCCCTCGATGATGATGGCCGCATAGCCCAGACGGGCCATATACTGGCCGCCGGTGCCGCCGGCATTGGATTCCTTGATGCCGCCGGTGAGCGGGCTTTTGCAGCCTACGGAAATCCGGCCCGAGGAGCCCGCCGTGGTGGCGCAGAGCATGCCGGGCGCGAAGACCAGCTTGTTTTCGGGTCCCAGGGGATGGCAGGTGGGGGGCACTTCCTTGCAGATGACGGCGGTGGTCAGGGCGCGCCCCGCAAGCCCCGCATATTCGCCCAGACGTTCTTCCCTGATCTTGGGTCCGCCCTCGGCGTCTACATTGATGCGTAAAATTTTGTCCATAGCGACCTCGGCTGTATGAAAAGGATGCGATAATCGGAATACACTACACGTATGCTGAACTATAGCGTATATGCAATGATCCGCAATATGTTTGTTGCTGCATAACAGAGAGGTTGTATTTTAAGTAAGGAATATGCTTTTTAATACATATGACGAAGACGCATCAGTGAAAATGTCCTGTCCGCGCCGCCGGATGACGGGCGCAAAAAAACCGGCGTCTGACGACGCCGGTGCAGAAAGCTCCGTTCAGGGACGGGGGCGGCCCCGGATTGTGGGATCAGTTTTCTCCCCGGCTGGTCTGGTCCGCCTGGCCGACCTGGGCCAGCATGTCCCTGGCCGTGCCGTTGCCAGGGTCCTGCTCCAGAGCCAGACGCAACAGCGGCAGCGCGTGCATGTTGTCGCCGGTTTGTACGAAGACCGTGGCCAGGTTGCTGGCGACCAGAGAGGATTTGCGCGGCAGGTCCGGGTTGAGGGCCAGGGCCTTGAGCGTGGAGGAGCGGGCGGCTTCGAAGTCTTTGCCTTCCAGATAGGCCATGCCCAGGTTGTAGTGCAGGTTTTCGTCGTTGGGGGCCACCTTCAGGGCCTTGAGATATTCCTCGGCGGCTTCGCGCCATTTGCCGGCGCGGCGCAACAGAATGCCCACGCGGTTGAAGGTGAGCATATCTTCCGGACCCCAGAATCCCTTCTTGGCCTCCAGGCCGCGCTGCAAAAAGGAGGCTGCGGTCTGCGGATCCTTGTCCATATAGACGTCAGCCACCCGGAAGGCCACGCCCGAGACGTATTCCGTGGCTTCGCGGTCCGAGAGAAGCATGGCCTGGTCAAAAATTTTCTTGGCGTTTTCCGGGCGGTTCAGCTGGAGGTAGAGTTCGCCGATGGTCAGCTTGCGTTCCACGTTCAGGGGCGAGAGTTCGTCCAGCCGCTCCAGGCATGCCAGCTGTTTGGCCGTATTGCCGGTATCCGCGTAAACTTCCGCCAGCTTGCGCAGGGGTTCGAGGTACATGGAAGAGGTGCGGCTGGCGTTTTCATAGGCTTCGCAGGCCTTGTCGTATTGCTGCATGGCGCGGAAAATATCGCCGATGAGCAGCAGGGCCGCCGCCGAATTGGCCTTGAGATCCAGCGCCTGTTTGCAGACCTGCAGGGCGCGCAGATGTTCGCCCTGGGCCATGAGGGTGCGCGCCCATTCCAGCACCCGGCCCAGTTTGCCGTGGGGCTTGATGGTCAGGGCGATTTTTTCCAGCAGGGCCTGCACGCCGATGGGTTTGACGATGCAGTTGTCCACGCCGCTCTCGTGCAGGAGGACGAAACGCTGCTTATTGGTCTCGTGGGTGACGATGATGATCCACAGCTCCGGGAAGCCGTTTTTGAGCTGACGGAGCAGGTAGGTCATGTCCCGGTTTCTGAGAGTCTGTTCAATGAGCAGCAGGGGCGCGTTCTTGGTGGAGATCATCTGGCGCACGGTATGCAGCAGCATGTCGGCGTTGCTGCTGATGGTCAGGCAGCCCGTGGGCATTTTCAGCCGCGTGCAGACGACCTCGCGCAGCAGATCTATAAAGGCGTTGTCGTCGGAAATGCAGATGATCTGGCCGTTATCGCGCAGATACTCAATGACGGCCTCGCCATAGGACTTGTCCTGATTTTTGCTCTCGGCCACGGTTTTTTCCATGGTCTGTTTGATCTGTCTGACCTGAATACGCTTCGCAAGGCCGCTTTTCGCGCTGTCATCCACCATGAAGCCTCCATCTCACCAAAATACAAATACATTGTGATTATTCAACATAATAGACAAAAGAACCTCCCCCGTCCAGCGGATGCTCTTGGCTGGCCGGCGGCCGCAGCGGTACTTTCCGGTTGCCGGGAACGCCGCCGTGCGGCCGGAATGCGGGCGGGGGGACCGGCATTGCGGAAATCTTGCAGGGTGGCGTTTTTTCGTAGGGGCAAGACAGCGGCCGGTTTCGGTTCAAAAACATTTGATAACGCCGTTCGCGCGGAAACGGCGGATATGGCAAAAAAACAACAATCCTGCGGAACGTCTGAAGCCGGTGCTCTTTCTCGTTCTGTCTGCCCGGCTCATGGCCGCCGGGTCAGATGGTAGACGCGCGGCACCATGTACATCAGGCTCATCTGGCGGTGGGTAGGCGCGTACTGGGTGGCCACCACCACGGAGCCCAGATTCCAGAGCCGGGCGTCGTCTCCCTCCCCGGCCGAGGGCGGGCCGAAGCGCTCTTCGACCATGCGCAGGATGCGCCCGGCCGTGGCTTTATCCGGCGCGGCATAGTCGATTTTCAGAAAACCCAGCGGCGCGGTCGCTCCCGGTCCGTAACAGGCGGCCATCTGCTCCGCGCCGGGAACCACGCGGCGCACGTCGTAGAGGTCGCAGATAAAGTCGTCGCTTTCGCGGCTGGCGGGCGTGCCGGATTTTTTCAGGGCCGCGCGCATGGCGGCGCGGTCGGTATTGTCCAGCTTGTGGCCGAAGAGCACGGCGGCCGGCCGGGCCGGTCCCTCCTTGGCCATCTCCTCAAGCTCGCGGATGGCTCCGTCTTCGCCGTTCATAGCCGCTGCGTAGAGCAGCAAGGCGGCGCGCGCGGAATTTTTTTCCACACCCTGCCCCGCGCGGTAGAAATGCCCCAGCCGGGCCATGGCCTCGGTCTGCTGCTGGGCCGCGGCCCGGCTGTACCAGGCGGCGGCCGCCTTGTCGTCCCGCGGCACGCCCCGACCCTGCTCATACAGCAGGCCCAGGTTGTACTGGGCTTCCGGCTGGCCCTGGCGGGCCGCCAGATCGAACCAGCGGGCCGCTTCGCCGGGATTGGCGGTCATGCCTCGCCCCTGCTCCAGCATGCGGCCGTAATTGCTCATGCCCGAGGGGTGCCCGGCCTTGGCCGATTGGGCGAACCAGTGCAAAGCGCGGCCCGTGTCGGGTTCCACGCCCTGGCCCTGGTCATAGAGCACGCCCAGATTGTTCATGGCCTGGCCGTCGCCCCCTTCGGCCAGTTTTTGCCAGATATCCCTGGCCGTGAGGAAATCCCCCCGGGCGTAAGCGCGGGCGGCGTCGCCCGCCGGTCCCTCGGGCAGAGCCGGGGCCGGGTCCCGCTCCGGAGTTTCTTCCGCCTGTGAGGGAGAGAGCGCGTCGGGCGCGGGTGTTTGCGTCGTCGCGCCCGCTCCGGCGGCGGCACCGGCTGCCGCCGGAGCGGTCCGGGCCGCCGCGTTTTTCTTGCGTGTCTTGGATTTTTTCTTGCGGGTCGGCGCGGCCTTGGGAGCGGCGGGAGGCGTTGCCGGACGCGGCGTCTGAACCTGCGTCTGGGGCGGTGTCTGAACCTGATCCGCCGGAGCGGTGGCCCGGACCGCGGGAATGCCGCCGGGAGCGGTCAGCGCCAGGATCAGAGCCAAGGCCAGGAATGCGGCCGGAACCCGGCACGGGAAACGCCGGAGGGAAAAAACAATGGACATGCGCGATTATTCCTTTCCGGGCAATACCAGAGGAAAGTCGGGGGTGAAGCTGTCCAGCAGGCCCAGCAGTTCCGTCAGGGTCTGGCGGTCACCCTGGATCATGCCCCGCTTTACGGCCTGATCCAGGGGCAGACGTTTTTCAAACAGGGCCATGACCGTGGGCATGTCGGCGGTCAGTGTGACGTCCGGTTCGATCCCCGCGTCGGGGTCGTCCGTGCTCAGACGGGCGTGCAACACGCTGTTGCCCAGCCGCAGATTCCAGATCTGCTCCAGATCGGACACGTTCATCCGCAGGCTGAGCCTGTGGCCTTCAGCCCGTTGGGCATTGAGACGCACGCCCAGATAGTCGAAATAGAGATCCGGAGTCATGGCCCGCGACTGGCTGTTGCTCTTCTGCGCCGCGTTTTTGTCCCTGGCCGGAGGCAGGCCGCGCAGATCCCGCGCGCCGCTGAGATAGAAATTGCGCCAGGGGCCGCTTTCCGCCTGATAGCCCAGCTGTTCCAGGGCGTCCGCCGCCAGCGCGCGGGCCTCCGTATTGCCGGGATCGGCAAAGATCACGTGATTCAGCACCTGGGCCACCCAGCGGTACCGGCCCTGCTCGAAATCCTTGCGGGCGCGCTGCACGACGGCCCCGGCCCCGCCCATGTATTCCACGTACTTGCGGGCAGCCTCGCGCGGCGGCAGGGAGTGCAGATGCGCGGGATTGCCGTCAAACCAGCCCAGATAGAAATTGTACACGGCTTTGACGTTGTGGTTCAGGCTGCCGTAATAGCCGCGCAGGCCGAAAATGCGATTCAGCTCCGGCGGCAGTCGCAGGTTTTCCGCGATTTCCAGCATGGTCTGGCCCTGATTGGCCAGATGCAGGGTCTGATCGTTGATGTAACGGTAGAGGTCGCTGGTCAGGGCCAGAGTTTGGCGTACCCGCGCGTTGCCCCAAACCGGCCAGTGATGCATGCTGTAGAGCACTTCGGCCTCATTGCCCCACTGGGCCAGGGTTTCGTTGATGGCGCGGCACCAGCTCAGGGGATCGCGCGTCTTGGCCCCGCGCAGGGTGTAGAGATTGTGCATGGTGTGGGTGCAATTCTCGGCGGCGGTCAGGGCTTTGAGTTCGGGAATGTACCAGTGCATTTCCGCCGGAGCCTCGGTATTGGGAGCCAGGAGGAAGACAAAGGTCAGGCCGTCCAGCGCAAGGCGTTCGCCGCTCCGGGCGATGGTGCGCGTGGGCGGGATGAGCCCGGTCGCGCCGGAGGAATTCTTCAGGCCCAGCCCCGCGCCCACATGGCCGGTGGGCGACGGCGGCAGCAGTTCGCCGTACATGTACTGGGCCCGGCGGCCCATGGCCGTGCCGGCCATGACGTTTTCGGACATGGCCGCGCGCAGAAAACCCTCGGGCGCGATGATCTGCACCGCGCCGCTTTTGACGTCCTTTTCCGTGGTCACGCCCAGCACGCCGCCATAGTGGTCCACATGGCTGTGCGAATAGATGACCGTCTTCACGGGCTTGCGCGGCCGGTGCTCGTAATAGAGATGCAGGGCGGCGGCCGCGTTTTCGGCGGAAATCAGCGGGTCCGCCACAATCAGGCCCGTGTCGCCCTCAATAATGGTCATATTGGAAAGGTCCGCGTTGCGCACCTGATAGATGCGCTCCGTGACCTGGTACAGGCCGTCGCGCAACACCAGTTGCGACTGCCGCCAGAGGCTGGGATTCACCGTGTCCGGCGCGGGCGTGGGCATGATGCGGGAGGGCGGCATGTCCCGGCTCATGGCCGGGGCCAGAAAGGCGTATTTTTCCAGGCTCCAGGTTTCCCGGCCGCTTTTGTCCACAATGCGGCCCTGATCCGGCAGGGGGGCGATGAAGCCGCGCTGGGCGTCCTCATAGTCCTGCCGGTCGTTGAAATCCAGCTCTCCGGCCACAGCTTCGTTGACCGCGCGCGTGGCGG of Desulfovibrio porci contains these proteins:
- a CDS encoding aldehyde ferredoxin oxidoreductase family protein — protein: MDKILRINVDAEGGPKIREERLGEYAGLAGRALTTAVICKEVPPTCHPLGPENKLVFAPGMLCATTAGSSGRISVGCKSPLTGGIKESNAGGTGGQYMARLGYAAIIIEGQRRGDDLYKVVIKASGVTVEKCNELAMLSNYPCVAKLREEYGEGPGFVTIGTAGEMRMCNSTICFTDPEGRATRHAGRGGVGAVMGSKGIKAIVLDPADTPVMRKARNAEAFKDACKRFAKGITSHPVTGQGLPAYGTNVLVNILNEAGGLPTHNFKEGRFAGAEKICAETMVEIQKKRGGNPTHGCHRGCIMKCSGICVDENGKYLSKQPEYETVWGHGANCGVDNLDDIIRMDYLEDDYGLDTIETGATLGVLMEAGVIPWGDSKACMEMIHEIGKGTPMGRILGAGTATTARCYGLERAPVVKGQAMPAYDPRAVKGVGVTYATTPMGADHTAGYAVATNILGLGGKVDPLKPQGQVELSRNLQIATAALDSTGYCIFVAFCILDQPETFQALIDTLSAFTGQEMTGDDVVALGKNILRQEREFNAAAGFTRAHDRLPMYMRREQLPPHNTTFDVSDEELDSVFNF
- a CDS encoding tetratricopeptide repeat protein, whose amino-acid sequence is MVDDSAKSGLAKRIQVRQIKQTMEKTVAESKNQDKSYGEAVIEYLRDNGQIICISDDNAFIDLLREVVCTRLKMPTGCLTISSNADMLLHTVRQMISTKNAPLLLIEQTLRNRDMTYLLRQLKNGFPELWIIIVTHETNKQRFVLLHESGVDNCIVKPIGVQALLEKIALTIKPHGKLGRVLEWARTLMAQGEHLRALQVCKQALDLKANSAAALLLIGDIFRAMQQYDKACEAYENASRTSSMYLEPLRKLAEVYADTGNTAKQLACLERLDELSPLNVERKLTIGELYLQLNRPENAKKIFDQAMLLSDREATEYVSGVAFRVADVYMDKDPQTAASFLQRGLEAKKGFWGPEDMLTFNRVGILLRRAGKWREAAEEYLKALKVAPNDENLHYNLGMAYLEGKDFEAARSSTLKALALNPDLPRKSSLVASNLATVFVQTGDNMHALPLLRLALEQDPGNGTARDMLAQVGQADQTSRGEN
- a CDS encoding tetratricopeptide repeat protein, whose product is MSIVFSLRRFPCRVPAAFLALALILALTAPGGIPAVRATAPADQVQTPPQTQVQTPRPATPPAAPKAAPTRKKKSKTRKKNAAARTAPAAAGAAAGAGATTQTPAPDALSPSQAEETPERDPAPALPEGPAGDAARAYARGDFLTARDIWQKLAEGGDGQAMNNLGVLYDQGQGVEPDTGRALHWFAQSAKAGHPSGMSNYGRMLEQGRGMTANPGEAARWFDLAARQGQPEAQYNLGLLYEQGRGVPRDDKAAAAWYSRAAAQQQTEAMARLGHFYRAGQGVEKNSARAALLLYAAAMNGEDGAIRELEEMAKEGPARPAAVLFGHKLDNTDRAAMRAALKKSGTPASRESDDFICDLYDVRRVVPGAEQMAACYGPGATAPLGFLKIDYAAPDKATAGRILRMVEERFGPPSAGEGDDARLWNLGSVVVATQYAPTHRQMSLMYMVPRVYHLTRRP
- a CDS encoding alkyl/aryl-sulfatase, which encodes MSLFHYVLLAAAGLACLFFDAGAAHAISQTASPGQMAEKPATAATRAVNEAVAGELDFNDRQDYEDAQRGFIAPLPDQGRIVDKSGRETWSLEKYAFLAPAMSRDMPPSRIMPTPAPDTVNPSLWRQSQLVLRDGLYQVTERIYQVRNADLSNMTIIEGDTGLIVADPLISAENAAAALHLYYEHRPRKPVKTVIYSHSHVDHYGGVLGVTTEKDVKSGAVQIIAPEGFLRAAMSENVMAGTAMGRRAQYMYGELLPPSPTGHVGAGLGLKNSSGATGLIPPTRTIARSGERLALDGLTFVFLLAPNTEAPAEMHWYIPELKALTAAENCTHTMHNLYTLRGAKTRDPLSWCRAINETLAQWGNEAEVLYSMHHWPVWGNARVRQTLALTSDLYRYINDQTLHLANQGQTMLEIAENLRLPPELNRIFGLRGYYGSLNHNVKAVYNFYLGWFDGNPAHLHSLPPREAARKYVEYMGGAGAVVQRARKDFEQGRYRWVAQVLNHVIFADPGNTEARALAADALEQLGYQAESGPWRNFYLSGARDLRGLPPARDKNAAQKSNSQSRAMTPDLYFDYLGVRLNAQRAEGHRLSLRMNVSDLEQIWNLRLGNSVLHARLSTDDPDAGIEPDVTLTADMPTVMALFEKRLPLDQAVKRGMIQGDRQTLTELLGLLDSFTPDFPLVLPGKE